One window of the Cardiocondyla obscurior isolate alpha-2009 linkage group LG05, Cobs3.1, whole genome shotgun sequence genome contains the following:
- the Alg3 gene encoding lethal(2)neighbour of tid protein, with amino-acid sequence MAPRREARSGLNAGRSSRRGNKSWLENYLDWRQLVTFLTDPRKLSLTAKLFIVLEIILNVIVIQIVPYTEIDWRAYMQEVEGFLNGTFDYSKLQGDTGPLVYPAGFVYIFSGLYYITSRGVNIKIAQYIFAALYVVMLTLVFRIYARTKKVPPYVLILMCCTSYRIHSIFVLRLFNDPIAMLLLYASINAFLDNRWYLGSVLYSLAVSIKMNILLFAPALLVAYLWTLGLLKTLIHLFICALIQLILGLPFLLENPVAYIKGAFDLSRVFEYKWTVNWRFLPEEVFVHSYLHISLLLLHVITLLYCAPVWITYVKSYAKLKHIGKELKPQLRKKEKVDMSTVSQLFVYPLFIANFVGIIFSRSLHYQFYIWYYHTLPYIAWCTDYQTVLRLTILGVIEWCWNTYPSTVYSSAALHLCHIILLYGILKNRSNNAKEK; translated from the coding sequence ATGGCGCCACGTAGAGAGGCGAGATCCGGTCTCAATGCCGGCAGATCTTCGAGAAGAGGTAATAAAAGCTGGCTTGAGAATTACTTGGATTGGCGGCAGCTCGTCACTTTCCTCACCGACCCAAGAAAGCTGTCGTTGACGGCAAAACTGTTTATCGTTCTGGAAATCATCCTAAATGTGATAGTCATTCAGATTGTGCCATATACCGAGATCGACTGGCGGGCCTACATGCAGGAAGTTGAAGGATTCTTGAACGGCACGTTCGATTACTCGAAATTACAAGGTGATACTGGGCCACTAGTTTATCCAGCTGGCTTCGTTTACATTTTTTCCGGTCTATATTACATAACTTCGCGCGGCGTTAATATAAAGATCGCTCAATACATCTTCGCGGCGTTATATGTCGTCATGCTAACGCTGGTCTTCCGGATTTACGCGCGAACGAAGAAAGTACCGCCGTATGTGCTAATTTTAATGTGCTGCACTTCATATAGAATACATTCGATATTTGTTTTGAGACTTTTTAACGATCCAATCGCAATGCTACTGCTGTACGCGTCTATCAACGCATTCCTGGATAATCGCTGGTACTTGGGCAGCGTACTATATAGTCTCGCTGTATCTATCAAGATGAACATCCTGCTATTTGCCCCGGCACTTCTTGTCGCCTACCTGTGGACACTAGGACTGCTCAAGACACTAATACATTTATTCATCTGTGCTCTAATACAGCTGATTCTTGGTCTTCCGTTTTTGCTGGAGAATCCTGTCGCTTATATAAAGGGCGCCTTCGACCTGAGTAGAGTCTTTGAGTACAAATGGACCGTAAACTGGAGGTTTTTACCAGAGGAAGTGTTCGTTCATTCGTACCTACACATTTCTCTGTTACTTTTGCACGTAATAACGCTGTTATATTGCGCGCCCGTTTGGATCACGTACGTCAAGTCATACGCAAAACTGAAGCATATAGGAAAGGAACTGAAGCCTCAACTTCGCAAGAAAGAGAAGGTGGACATGTCTACTGTAAGTCAGCTGTTTGTTTATCCTCTTTTCATCGCGAATTTCGTCGGCATTATATTCAGCAGATCGTTGCATTATCAGTTCTACATATGGTACTACCATACGTTACCGTACATTGCATGGTGCACCGACTACCAGACTGTCCTTAGATTGACTATTTTAGGTGTGATAGAATGGTGCTGGAACACATATCCGAGCACAGTCTATAGTAGCGCGGCGTTACATCTGTGTCATATAATTCTGCTGTACGGTATTCTCAAGAATAGATCGAATAACGCGAAGGAGAAGTGA